The genomic interval ttgtctttgtagtgtattcaattgaatataggttgaaaaggatttgcaaatcatcgcattgtgtttttatttatgttttacacaacgtcccaacttcattggaattggggttgtatatgagATAGAAGAGCTGGTCAGTGATAATTATGTATATGCACAGATGAAATGAAATATCTGTAAAACTAAGTGCTATTCCATCGTTTTACCCAGCTGACAACTGGACACGTATGCCTCCAAGCCGCTGGTCCATCATCCATTAGTTCGGTGGTCTGTAATTTGTGAGTGTAGAGGAGTCACTGTGAGTTAGGTCTTTATCAGCATTTAAAGCGTGTGCGCCGCCTATCCAGCATAGCAGGCACGACACCGCACTTCTATGTGCAAACAGGAGCCACGAGGTGGCGCTACAATCTAATTTCCTACAAACGCACCACATGTGGGATCTGCTCcctcatggaaaaaaaacagaaattatttGATTGTCCCCCGAGTCCCCCACCACGCCACAGCTCGGTCACATTAAAAGTGATTCggtattaatataataataataataataataataataataataataataataataataataataaaaagaagaagaagaagaagggggaGATGGTGCAAAACGTGTCTAATTACACCGAAATGAGGCAAACCGCACTGCGAACACTGGTGGCCGCTTTCCCTGTAATCATGTTTTCCCCCGAGAAGGAAAGAACTTAAAACACTATGTAAATGAGATGGTACGAGTTAGGGGAAATCTGGTAACTGTAGGCTGGTTGATTGTTCCGCAGTCGTTTTTCTTCCTGTGGAGAATGTCCCTCTGTATCAAGTGTAGTGTGGCAGGTGGCCCGTGACTTTAAATCCGCGGTTAGTCAACATTTGTTTTAACAATCATGTGTACCTGTTGTTTTAAAGAAGTGACATTCCTAAGAAAATCAGAAACATGGAGTTGAAGCCTCAAAGAAAATATATAGACTCTTATGTGGAGCTGCATAGAGCAGAATAAACTTACAACCAAGTGAAGGTGACTTCTGTGACATTGTGACTCTCCCTGAGTCGAAATCTAAAAATACCAGGTCAAAACTATTTAACTTCTGAGTTACTTGCAGAACTGCTGCAGACTAGCACACTGAAGTGTGTTAGGCActgttctgttctctcctcCATGGAGTCTTggtataatataaaatgatacatTGCAAAAGCTCATCATCACACAGCAGGACAGATACTGTCACCAGCAGaacatatttaaaaaggaaTTAGTAACTACAGCTTAATAACTAAAATGCAAATGAGGAAAAAGCAGACTACTTTTCTGACCAATGTACTTGATGCAAAAGCCTTATTTTTGAACTGCAGAGAACTACAATGCATCAGCGTATGGAACTGACTTATGCACCTCACTTTGTAAATGCCTTGAAgaaattgaaatgaaattaaattaacttAAACTTCCATTAAGTTGTGAGTAAAAGATACATGTTCACTTTTAGGTGTTGAGATTAATGGTTTTGGCTGTTATTTACAAACTGGTTTGCAATATACCCACAATTCACACTGTAAATATAAACTCACATTTGCTGTTCTAATGTATTATACAGTGcaaacaccatatacacacatttcagacacagacagacaaatcaTTTAATGACTTAAATGGaaagacatttattttaatgaataaaatcaaGAAAGCTACAATTTACAGGTCAACCATCAATCATGAATTCAAATCAATTTTCAAACTGATACTGGTctattttatctctctctccctgactgGTATGATGTAGACTCTGCATTGTTTTTGTCTATTCATAACTTATAGTCATCAGAGAGTTCAAATGACAGAATGCAGTATAAGCCAATAGGTACTAAAACTGTTcaggtgttttgtttattgagATATAAACTTTCTTTGTGGTTCTATTTGACAGACTTTTTTCATTGTTCTAGTGTTTCTGCCATGTGCTGTTTCACCTTTTTCCTGCCTCAAAACACCTGATCCACTTCATTACTTGATAATTGAGCCCTTCATAAGCTTTgtcaggtgtgttggagtgGAGAATGCTGAAACTATGAAGTCCCAGGAGCAGAATTAAGAAACACTGCTCTAAAATGTCCAATTAAATTTCCTGATCCTTTTCAAAATGATGAGGCTGAGACCAAACGATGAGTCTCAATGAACTCCAGCTTGGTGCTGTGGAGAACTGGCACATACTGAAGACTCTACACCGCATATTAGACCAGCAGACAGCATAACTCACAAAGTCCTTCTTTCCAACATTTTGActcacacataaaatcacactTACCGATCCCAAAGCTACACCTTTAAAGACAAAAGTGACAAAATGAGCTTCTTTTGGAAGTAGTAGCCCTGGAAGCTCTTTTGAATGGATTGTTCCTATTgttcaataaaacaaaacaaacaaacaaaaataaacaaataaatatactgCACAATAATGAACATTTGACATACACATCAATGTTTCTTTAGTTTGTGTTGCCTTGTTTATTTTGCCTGTTAAAGCATTTGGCAcacattaatgtttttaatatcaATCGTAATACCCCTCATCTCACACACCACAGAGTGTAAATGCTTCAGTTTGTGTCATCTTTTGCACTTCGTCTTAGCTGTGCACTAACGTCTCTGCACTgcatgtgtaaatatgtgtatgtgaggTTGCATTGAAATGTTGAGCTCATTGAAATTCCACAAGGACAATAATCTTTCTGCTACATTCTACTAGTTACATTCTGTTAGGAAACCACTTTGAGAAGTTGAAAATACTTATTATACTTAAATTAAGGCATGCAGGTCAGCCTGGTTGGATTTTAGTttaaatttacatacagcaCATGAGCTGTAAGTGTTTATATGTTCATAAAAATTCaagtattgcaaaaaaaaggaaaacagaaaaataaacataaaataacatttacataatACATCGTAAATACCATTATGTTAATGAGTtagcttaaccatttccaaacctctcatCAAGGCAATCCAGTATTAAgtgtagtggagagagagagagaaagagagagactgagagagagagaaagagagagagagagagagagagagagagagagagagagagagagagagagcaggctTTATTAGTcatataaaaaaggaaagacaaAATGCACTCCTCTCCCAAAATGCAGCATTCATAAGCTctactggagcagtggaaactgaCAGCGCGTCCCTGAAATCCACTTCAAACCTCAAGTGAGACGTCAATTTGCGTTTAAAGTAAGAGCACACAGTCGAGTCGTTTTACACGACAAACTCACATTCTCAGAATGAAGTACGGCTAAACAGATCGGACTGAGCTCTTTCCTGAGGTCCTTTGGAGAGCGCGAGCGGAAGGTAGGCTGAAGAAGAAGCGAGGGCGGAGCGAAGCGCCCACTAAGGCCACTGGCACAGCTCCGAGGCAGCAGAGCCCCTGCTGATGCAGACATGACATTTTCTGACACATCGCTTCTTGATTGGGCTCCGAGGCGTCTCAGCACAATTAAACCCACTTTCCAGCGGGAGACCATCCGTCCGTCCTCCCAGCTCAGGACGAGCTGAGCCCTTTCCACACATATCCGGAGAGATCACCGTCCAGCGTCTCACAGCGCGGGGCATTTTGAAGGCGGTGGACATTTCTGTGAAGTAGATGGTGTAAATGGCGAGCTGCCGCGCCTCATTCTCCATTCACAACATCTTAAGTGCAGAGCTCGATTCTCCGAGGGGTCTTCAGCTGTCCCGGGAGTACACTGCCGACGACATCTCCAGTCCCGAGCTCCTGGGGAAGGCAGGCGGAATGAGCTGTGCTCAGGACAGGAATGAGGAGGAAAGCAGGAATAGCAGGATTGTCCCCTGCCTGCTTGATGCTGATACATCATCTGACCGACAGTCCTATGAAGAGGAATCTATAGGAGAAGAGTGCTCGCGTGCAGACAGCCAGCAGGGTAAGACCGGCCACTGGAGGTGGCCACAGTCTGATTTCCTACACACTGTTTTAACTTGAAGAAGTAAGTGATCTGGTTGCTTTGAAGTGTTAAGATCATTGAAGTTGTACACGAATCTTTGTCTTTTGTTCTGTGAGATAACGACTATTACAAAGTCAAAGACTTCAAACATCTAGCCAGGCTGCTTACTTTTAAAAGCTAAAACTTGCCAAAGAAGGACTAGGAAAGGTAAAGTTAAAGGAACTGGCaggttaatttatttatttatttatgtatgtatgtatgtatgtatgtatttattaattacaAAATAAGTGAACCTTTTGGCCTACACAggaggaatttttttttttttatcttaacaAAAATGTATTCTACTGAGTCTTCTACTTCAAGTTAaaacttttcattaaaataacagACTATAATCggtgtattatattatattcagtCAATTGAATAAACAGGTTAACGTGCTTTTTAAAACAATCTCATTGCTCTATACAAATAACGCAAACTAGACCGACAGGCTTACAAACAGACCTCCTACAATCACTTCATCCATCTCTACACAGAGCTCGAGCTTCGCCTGCCGGACACTGACGGAGAGAAAGTGGACAGCTGTAATTTCTCGCCTCACCCTCCTAAATCGGGCAAGAAAAGGTCTCGAGCCGCCTTCTCGCACGCGCAGGTCTGCGAGCTGGAGCGGCGCTTTCACGTGCAGCGCTACCTGTCCGGGCCCGAGCGCGCGGATCTAGCAGGGGCCCTCAAACTGACCGAGACGCAGGTGAAGATCTGGTTCCAGAACAGGAGGTACAAAACCAAGCGGCGGCAAATGGCAGCCGAGCTGGCGGCGACCTCCACGGGCGCGCTGGCCAAGAGAGTGGCTGTGAGAGTGCTGGTGAAGGACGACCAGAGGCAGTACAGAGCCGAGGACCTGCACTCCCCGCACGCGCTGCCCTTCTACCAGTCCTACCAGTACTGCCCTTACATGTACTGCATCCAGCCCTGGCCGTCCAGCAGATCCCTGAACGGGGGGCTATACTGACAGCGccagctcagtgacactgactgcCAGACAGTCTTTCATTAGGCCTACTGCAGTAGACACAGCGCGGTGTGGGGCAGTGTGTCCACTTGTGTGTGCTGAACCGTCGGGAATATCTAAAAGAAACACTCGCCTTGGGCCAtgacttttattctgaaaaaaacactaaaaattcAATCTAACCGTATTTCAGAGATACAAGTAAGTGCCTAAACTCTTTCTTTGGTACGAGTAATTGTTGTGATAGCACGTAGGCCCTCTGATTTATTTCTGGTGTGAACGCGTTAAAGGTGCTCTGTCATGTCAAACGGTTTGAACTGCACACTGCACACTGACGGAGAGACCACTGGGTCAAACTTGGCTTTGAAGCACTGACCAATAAATTAAAGGAGAAAGTCAATGTCAAATGTGACTCTGCAAGATTTAAATATGAGAAtcgtgtattttttattttattttttattttttgcaaatgttcattTGAAGCGAACTTTTGGGTGAGAATGGTCAAATAAATTGTGGACGATGCTGATTCTAGAAAAGTGCAGCGTTTTGGAATAACCACAAGATATAGGCTCGCAAGGACGTTATAAAAGCTCAGTGGCTGTGGATTaacacttttaaaatggtttCGTCTGAAGTGTTTGTTGTGCCACCGCCAACGGCTGAAGCATAAATGAATCCAGTCAGAGTAATAACCCACTCATCCATTAACGCGAAGATGTTGttagcattaaaataataattgccATAATTTGATATGAGCGGTTACAAATGACAGTGAAAACGAAGCTCATACTAACTCTTTTTAGTTTGCTTCATAGTTTAAATACCGTATGTAACTGAAACATGTAGCAGTATAAACAATTTAGACActaaattagttttttattcatttatttttttacactaaGGTATATTAAGGCCTAGGCCTGACCTTCTTACAAGCTAGTCTGCTCTTACATCTAATAAACGTTTCCGCAGtaacaaatgtaattttgtttCAAAACTGACCAATACATTTAAGGAAACttaaataagataagataatcctttattagtcccacagcggggaaattcacaataaatgttaataaatttggtcaaattttgtcaaataaataaattgtgtcACATAAATGTTGACAAAAACgcacaataataataacccaGTCTAAATGAAATTCTCTAATCAAATGCTGGCATTGCCAGTTCACCACAGCACTGCTTCATGATATATTTACGCTTGGACACGTAACCAAAATTAAGGAACAATTAATGGCACATTTAATGAGTAGTCCATGAACAATTTTTTGAAATTTTAGTCCATGTCGATCttagtttgtttttaatttattatatgAATGCATACTAATATATTTAGGCATTAACTGACACTAGGCTTTAAGttgttttgaataaaataaattacactcGATTTTCAAAAGCCATCAAAAGTCCATTGAACTTGGGACAGGCTAAGTGGAGTATTCAGTCTGAACACTGGAGATTTCAGAGTAAATGATGAAGAGCATAATGACACACATCCGGTCAGGCTTATTTCATTTTGGTCTCTTTATCTTTTGTAGGTGAGCGTTTTTCAGTGTCTCTAGAGACTCTATAAAGAATCATTTCTAGTGTCTGAAAACGACCAAAGCTCCGTTCACTGGATGTTCAGACCTGCAGAAGGCTTGTGGCTTGCATGTGGTTGGATTATGTATTTGGAAATCAAatgatataaaacacatttttcagggCTCTGTAAGCCTTGGTGTAAATCTTGCTTGCATGTGGCTCAGTATCTGACTGGCATCATGAAATGCCCCTTCTGCAGAAGAGCACCCACCAAGCTGAGTACATACAGCAAATATGTGCAATattatgaacaaaaacatgttcattTGTATGAAATTCATGGAATTCAGAGACTCTTAAGAAGAGTTCTTTATTACACTGTATATTTAATCGGACAGTCCTTGAATCTACTTCACTGATCTGCTTAAAACACTTCACAACACCTATAAGCAGATTGGTAAAGCTCTAGCAGACTGAAAAACTCTACATAACACTAGAATAAattcaaacaaacattaatgcaGTTAAAAACAAGTATTTCTTGCTTTGAAAGTTTCCTTCACCCTTATGCTCTTCAGCCATCACATTGGTTTGATCAAATCCACCAACAACAGTCCAGATTCAATTTAATGAAGTATCGGCCAAACCGGCACCGGATGAAACTGCAATTAATATGGGGCTGCtatgaggagaggtttggaaatggttaagctaACATACTGACATGGTTTCTTTGTATTTGTTCTGATAGCGTCTATCTGAACAAATAAGCACTTACTGCTCAGATAAATAGCATATTAAATTTAATATTCTCAGGTGTATAAAGcttttgcactgtactatatatagaaacaatgaaaataaatttgGTCAAATATATGTAATTTAGTGCTCATATAAGGTAATAAAAACAACTCACATGAGTTCAAGCAGCCTTTGCGCACAGCTGCATGATTCAGATGCTGTCAATAGACCATGTCACTGTTTCACAACAGAGCCTGGCTAAAGGACAGCATCCATTAATCATGTGCTGTCCAGGAGACAACACCCTCATATAGGAAGAAGGCAAAGGCACTATGCAGCTAGatataacaaaaacaatgcTAATCTCTAATCACAATCACACAACTCAAAGCTCTGAGGTGGCGTACACAGCTCAGCTATGCCCCCAGCAATGAAATCACATACACAAGTGTATTCATAGAGAAAGTTCATTTAAAGACAAACAGGATTCAATTTACTAAATCATAAATCAATTCTGGTAACTGaagtttattcattatttttaatttaagttACTAACTGATTAGGGTGTTTAGAGGCAGTTATGACACTGCCAGATAATTCGTTCATTCTGGAGCCCTTTTTAAGATCAACATATCCATTTGCCGgttttggaaatgttttatattttctttttttcctttaacttaGTTTAGCTAATTAAAATAGAACGTCAGTAGCGAATatgaatataaaccaaacaagCAAGCAACCAAAAAAACTGTACTCAGCTGAAGGAATCTGACACAATGCAATTCAGTTTTCTTTCCCTGTAAAGCATTAACATCTGAATGTATAACTGATTGCAGATTTCATTACTTGACAAGCTTAAAGAGGCTAACAGCGTTTATAACACTCTTATGAGGATCATCGTCCAGACACTCTGTAAATACTTGAAATAAATGGACCCTCTTCTTTAATATGATGGCAACGTCCATCTCTGGTGATAAACTTTTTCTTGTTAACAGTTTAACAGTGAAAGGGCGCCCCTTCAACAAAATAGTTGGCAGTTTTCCAAAGCTAAACCACCTTGAACTTTTACAGTCActtcttttaaaaaacttttcagTTAAAGAAATAAGTCTTACCATAGTTGTAAACAGGTTTGAGCATAATCTGTAAAACCTTGTAAATGTAATGACCATGCAAAATGACCAATGTACCAGTGTATTTTCATGCGCAGGTGCTGTTCTCTACTATTTAGCTTAACAAAGAGTTGCGTTAAAGTAtgatttctttaatattttgaatattcAAACATATGTATGTACACAGTGTGTGATAcacttagaaaaaaaatcaattcaaGCTTTATTAGTCAGAAATTCTGACTGTAACAATACAGTCATATTGTGGCAGTAATTTTTTGCTCCATGTAAGCTAGTGCGTGAGAAGGTCTATGAGTTTATGCCACTATACACTCTTCTCAATTTTGACATGCCAATTAGTGTACTACACGCTCCAATTAAAGATGCTCAAggagttctttggagtgatgccacaaaagaaccacttttgtctTCCAAAAAACCCAGAGCATTTAAACAAATCCTCAATTGATTTTCAGCTTCATTTCTATCTGACGCATCTGTagtatacagaaccataaacccATATGGAAAAGCATTGAAATTCCATTCTGGCTGTTGTACATAAACATATGTTCTTAATGACTTGACAGGTCAAAATTAAAAAGCGATTAAAAATTACTGCCCATTGTAAGCAACAACACACTATAGATGCAGCAGGTGAAGATAAGACTAAAAATCAAAGGAATATTCTTATTTTGTACTTTAAAAAACACGTACAAAAATTTCTTCTGGGAACCAAAGTTGTAGCTCAAAGTGcatcttttaaatatatataaaaatatcctCTATGTTGCTATGTTGcaatctaaaataaataaaggcaaaaaaTAACAATGATTATATTATTACCTTATATTTGTTATAAGGcaaaagtcaaagtttattcatatagcactttttacaacagccGTTGTCAccaaagcagctttatagaaaaAGTCCAAGAGCAAGCCGATgatgacagtggcaaggaaaactacctaagagcaggaggaagaaaccttgagaggaaccaagacccaaaaGGGGAATAATcttcctctggtcgacactggagagcaaacagtaacaaaatacaacaacaaaggaataaaacagagaaacacattTATCTGTCATCACTATCATGATCAAATTGTCTTGTAGCCATTTCAATAACACTCATGTCATTTGGACACACAGACCATCAGTAGcgctctttctttcattttaactcTCATTATATTCACAAACAAGTGAAGAGCCAGCCCTAAGTCAGTTTTTCCAGCAGTTTCCTGTTATCGGATCATGAGGGAGCATCCTttaagtgtctgtgtttatgcaAAAATGCATAGCAAAAAAGTAtgcaaacatttcatttcagtgtgaAGAGCGTTGCTTTCTGGTTCTGTGAACAAGCTTGAGGCCGCCACCCCCAACCCATGCACAGTGCACACACgtatatacacatgcacatgcacacagagagcAATGCAACATAAACACATTGGAAAAGCTCTAGTGAGTTATCTAGTTCACTTTTACCTCTTTTAACTAAATCCCTGCAATTATGGCACATACTGACAAGAGAAGCGTAATCCCTTCTGATTTTATGTTTCTGTGACATGGCATATGCATCATTCAGCTGCCAGGGAATTAAAATAAGTCCAACAAAGAGCCGTCTTGAGGGCTTGGCTCTCACTGTCTGCTCTGTTTCGGTAGACTGAATAAGAAAGCATCCTAATAGCGTGATTGTTACTCACTGATACAGGTATTTCACACAAGCTACATTTGCCATTGTTAATACTGTTTCCTAGCCTCATATTTTCCTAAGACTTCTTTGATATAAAGAACACAGCCAAGGCCTGATAATGTCCAGGGTGTGCCACTTTAGCATACTTGCAAGACATTTCAATTGCACAATGTAAGACgatgacaacaacaaaaacctGCCTCTCTTGAGTTAAACTGAACGCTTAGATCACTCTCTGCATCCATCTTTTGTAGAAAATGTCCCAGAAAAACATTATATAAGCATGTCTAGCTTGAGACCTGAGACCAGCTTCCAGGTGAGAGCATATGGACATCACAGCACTTTGGACTATCACAGCACCATGGTGTCAGGCGTTAATGTGTTCATCTAGGCTTCGCAAAGGGcaggagagaggaaggaaatGGGCTGCAGTTAATACCTTTGTTTGGAGAGAGTATAGCTTCCCAGTGACCCTGTCTCCTCAGCCACATTAACCCCCCTTCTGTGTCCCACACCCCCACTCCTGCCAATAATCAGACCCACAGGACTCTTTGGCCTGTTTCAGAAACTATTAGTTGATAACATCACAGCATGctggaatgtaaacatttacagtagaACCGTAAGAGATGAACTCCCCCCAGGGTATGCTGTATCCATCACCCACCAACACTTTTTTCTTTGAGGAGCTGTGCTAAGCTTCCTAATGTCAGTATAGTAGCGCCGTATTAAATGTTCTAAGTTTTTATTTGGCAGTGTGCTTTATACCATttatgaaaaattacaaaaaccaAGATCTTAatactttataaataaatatatgtccCATCCTCTTCACAACCTCTACCTACCATCAGGATTCAATTTAAGCATTTGGTATATGAACACTGCTCATTTCATCCTGTGGTGTTTTCCATGCAATAGAACACCACTGAAAGTCAGTCAGCGCA from Pygocentrus nattereri isolate fPygNat1 chromosome 5, fPygNat1.pri, whole genome shotgun sequence carries:
- the nkx3.3 gene encoding NK3 homeobox 3, translated to MASCRASFSIHNILSAELDSPRGLQLSREYTADDISSPELLGKAGGMSCAQDRNEEESRNSRIVPCLLDADTSSDRQSYEEESIGEECSRADSQQELELRLPDTDGEKVDSCNFSPHPPKSGKKRSRAAFSHAQVCELERRFHVQRYLSGPERADLAGALKLTETQVKIWFQNRRYKTKRRQMAAELAATSTGALAKRVAVRVLVKDDQRQYRAEDLHSPHALPFYQSYQYCPYMYCIQPWPSSRSLNGGLY